In Streptomyces seoulensis, the following are encoded in one genomic region:
- a CDS encoding GH1 family beta-glucosidase, whose translation MPDPSSTVSPVAPEVTFPPAFLWGAATSAYQIEGAVREGGRTPSIWDTFSHTPGKTAGGETGDVAVDHYHRYRDDVALMADLGLGAYRFSVSWSRVQPTGRGPAVQIGLDFYRRLVDELLENGIKPAVTLYHWDLPQELEDAGGWPERDTAHRFAEYAHLVGEALGDRVENWITLNEPWCSAFLGYGSGVHAPGRTDPVASLKAAHHLNLAHGLGASALRAAMPARNQIAVSLNSAVVRPVSQDPADLAAARRIDDLANGVFHGPMLHGAYPESLLTATAPLTDWSFVLDGDLATSKAPLDALGLNYYTPALVSAVTDKVSGPRADGHGASEHSPWPGADDVLFHQSPGERTEMGWTVDPTGLYDLLMRYTREAPGLPLYVTENGAAYDDKPDADGRVHDPERVAYLHAHLSAVRHALRDGADVRGYYLWSLMDNFEWSYGYEKRFGAVYVDYATQQRTPKSSALWYGEAARTGTLPSVESAG comes from the coding sequence ATGCCCGACCCCTCCTCCACGGTCTCCCCCGTGGCCCCCGAGGTCACCTTCCCGCCGGCCTTCCTCTGGGGGGCGGCGACCTCCGCGTACCAGATCGAGGGGGCGGTGCGCGAGGGCGGCCGTACGCCCTCGATCTGGGACACCTTCAGTCATACGCCCGGCAAGACCGCGGGCGGTGAGACCGGTGACGTGGCCGTCGACCACTACCACCGCTACCGCGACGACGTGGCCCTCATGGCGGACCTCGGGCTCGGCGCGTACCGCTTCTCCGTGTCCTGGTCGCGGGTGCAGCCGACCGGGCGGGGTCCGGCGGTGCAGATCGGGCTGGACTTCTACCGGCGGCTGGTGGACGAGCTGCTGGAGAACGGCATCAAGCCCGCCGTCACCCTCTACCACTGGGACCTCCCGCAGGAGCTGGAGGACGCGGGCGGCTGGCCGGAGCGGGACACCGCGCACCGGTTCGCCGAGTACGCGCACCTCGTCGGCGAGGCGCTGGGCGACCGGGTGGAGAACTGGATCACCCTCAACGAGCCCTGGTGCAGCGCCTTCCTGGGCTACGGCTCCGGGGTGCACGCCCCCGGCCGGACCGACCCGGTGGCCTCGCTGAAGGCGGCCCACCATCTCAACCTGGCCCACGGGCTGGGCGCTTCGGCGCTGCGCGCGGCGATGCCGGCCCGCAACCAGATCGCGGTCAGCCTCAACTCGGCCGTCGTGCGCCCGGTTTCGCAGGACCCGGCGGACCTGGCGGCGGCCCGGCGCATCGACGACCTGGCCAACGGGGTCTTCCACGGCCCGATGCTGCACGGCGCCTATCCCGAGTCCCTGCTCACCGCGACGGCCCCGCTCACCGACTGGTCCTTCGTGCTGGACGGCGACCTCGCCACCAGCAAGGCCCCGCTGGACGCGCTGGGCCTGAACTACTACACCCCGGCGCTGGTCTCGGCGGTCACCGACAAGGTCAGCGGCCCGCGCGCCGACGGCCACGGCGCGAGCGAGCACTCCCCCTGGCCCGGCGCCGACGACGTGCTCTTCCACCAGAGCCCCGGCGAGCGCACCGAGATGGGCTGGACCGTCGACCCGACCGGCCTGTACGACCTGCTGATGCGCTACACCCGCGAGGCCCCCGGACTCCCGCTGTACGTCACGGAGAACGGCGCCGCCTACGACGACAAGCCGGACGCGGACGGCCGGGTGCACGACCCCGAGCGCGTCGCCTACCTGCACGCCCACCTCTCGGCGGTCCGCCACGCCCTGCGCGACGGCGCCGATGTACGCGGGTACTACCTGTGGTCCCTGATGGACAACTTCGAGTGGTCCTACGGCTACGAGAAGCGGTTCGGCGCGGTCTACGTGGACTACGCGACGCAGCAGCGGACCCCGAAGTCCAGCGCCCTCTGGTACGGCGAGGCGGCCCGCACCGGGACGCTGCCCTCAGTGGAGTCGGCGGGCTGA
- a CDS encoding cellulose binding domain-containing protein: MSTHRRRISGRNKAIGGVVAAAVAGGGAVLVTGVAHAAGVGAAYIKTSEWSTGYSAQYVVTNDTGAAKKDWSLEFDLPAGSKLGSLWNAESSVSGQHVTVKAAKWDTDGLAAGKSVTVGFVVDGAGDPTGCRIDGSECAADPAATPEPSGRPTEPETPAPTQSTPSRPETPVPTKSAGNGTKAAAGFAPYVDTSLYPAFDLLGTADATGVKNFNLAFVTDGGGCTPKWGGVSDLTADGVAAQIGDLRAKGGDVRVSFGGASGSELATTCSSADALAAAYGKAVDAFKLTKVDFDVEGGALPNTAANTKRAQAIAKLQAAHPGLDVSYTLPVMPEGLTQDGVNLLADAKANGVHVDGVNIMAMDYGPAYSGDMGDYAIQAATATQAQIKGVLALSEDDAWKTVGVTPMIGVNDVSTEIFKVDDASQLVDFAKSKGIGSLSMWSGTRDKQCDGGTKPTADATCSSITQDKFAFAKAFAAFN, encoded by the coding sequence ATGAGCACGCACCGGCGCAGGATCAGTGGCAGGAACAAGGCGATAGGCGGCGTGGTCGCGGCGGCCGTGGCCGGTGGCGGCGCGGTCCTGGTGACCGGGGTCGCGCACGCCGCCGGGGTCGGCGCCGCGTACATCAAGACCAGCGAGTGGTCGACCGGGTACAGCGCCCAGTACGTCGTCACCAACGACACCGGAGCGGCCAAGAAGGACTGGAGCCTGGAGTTCGACCTCCCGGCCGGCTCCAAGCTCGGCTCGCTGTGGAACGCCGAGTCCAGCGTGAGCGGGCAGCACGTCACCGTGAAGGCCGCCAAGTGGGACACCGACGGGCTGGCCGCCGGCAAGTCGGTCACCGTCGGCTTCGTCGTGGACGGCGCGGGCGACCCCACCGGCTGTCGCATCGACGGCTCCGAGTGCGCCGCCGACCCCGCTGCCACCCCCGAGCCGAGCGGCCGCCCCACCGAGCCCGAGACCCCGGCGCCCACCCAGAGCACCCCGAGCCGGCCGGAGACGCCGGTCCCCACCAAGAGCGCGGGCAACGGCACCAAGGCGGCGGCCGGGTTCGCCCCGTACGTCGACACCTCGCTCTACCCGGCCTTCGACCTGCTGGGCACCGCCGACGCCACCGGCGTGAAGAACTTCAACCTGGCCTTCGTCACCGACGGCGGCGGCTGCACCCCCAAGTGGGGCGGGGTGAGCGACCTGACCGCCGACGGTGTGGCCGCCCAGATCGGCGACCTGCGCGCCAAGGGCGGTGACGTCAGGGTCTCCTTCGGCGGCGCCTCCGGCTCGGAGCTGGCCACCACCTGCTCCTCCGCCGACGCCCTGGCCGCCGCGTACGGCAAGGCGGTGGACGCCTTCAAGCTGACCAAGGTCGACTTCGACGTCGAGGGCGGCGCGCTGCCCAACACCGCAGCCAACACCAAGCGCGCCCAGGCCATCGCCAAGCTCCAGGCCGCCCACCCCGGCCTGGACGTCTCCTACACCCTCCCGGTGATGCCCGAGGGCCTCACCCAGGACGGCGTGAACCTGCTGGCCGACGCCAAGGCCAACGGCGTCCACGTCGACGGCGTCAACATCATGGCGATGGACTACGGCCCCGCGTACAGCGGCGACATGGGCGACTACGCGATCCAGGCCGCGACCGCCACCCAGGCCCAGATCAAGGGCGTCCTCGCGCTCTCCGAGGACGACGCCTGGAAGACGGTCGGCGTCACCCCGATGATCGGTGTCAACGACGTGTCCACCGAGATCTTCAAGGTCGACGACGCGAGCCAGCTGGTGGACTTCGCCAAGTCCAAGGGCATCGGCTCGCTGTCCATGTGGTCCGGCACCCGTGACAAGCAGTGCGACGGCGGCACCAAGCCCACCGCCGACGCCACGTGCAGCTCGATCACGCAGGACAAGTTCGCCTTCGCCAAGGCGTTCGCCGCGTTCAACTAG
- a CDS encoding sensor histidine kinase, producing the protein MRWALVKVCLAVTTMVVVAFAVPLGLVVKEMARDRAFAGAEREAAAVAPALSITTDRDELERVVAAAGADSGMSVHLPADGGRGALDLGRGRAAGRDIEAVRRMGRASTAEVTGGSALLQPVALGSGAIAVVEVWVPEAAMSNGVGTAWAVLAAVGLALIAGSVAVADRLGVRMVRPARRLVEGAHELGEGQLGARVPEEGPTELRLAAVAFNSMADQVVALLANERELAADLSHRLRTPLTVLRLNAASLGAGAAAEQTRAAVAQLEGEVDAIIRTAREAKPQTAAAGPGAGCDVAEVVRGRMEFWSALAEDEGRKWRVAGAERPVRVPVARADLAAALDALLGNVFRHTAEGTAFAVDVHHAEDAVIVLVSDAGPGIPDPRAAMARGRGSGAAGSTGLGLDIVRRLAESTGGDVRIGSSVLGGTEVRIWLQLDARKPAGRGHRGTVRRRRKPVSAR; encoded by the coding sequence ATGAGATGGGCCCTGGTCAAGGTCTGCCTGGCGGTGACCACCATGGTCGTCGTCGCCTTCGCCGTCCCGCTCGGCCTGGTCGTCAAGGAGATGGCCCGCGACCGCGCCTTCGCCGGCGCCGAGCGCGAGGCCGCCGCCGTGGCGCCCGCGCTCTCCATCACCACCGACCGGGACGAGCTGGAGCGGGTGGTCGCGGCGGCCGGGGCCGACTCCGGGATGTCCGTGCACCTGCCCGCCGACGGCGGCCGGGGCGCGCTCGACCTGGGCCGGGGCAGGGCCGCGGGGCGGGACATCGAGGCGGTGCGCCGGATGGGCCGCGCGTCCACCGCCGAGGTCACCGGTGGCTCCGCGCTTCTCCAGCCGGTCGCGCTCGGCTCCGGCGCCATCGCGGTGGTCGAGGTGTGGGTGCCCGAGGCCGCGATGAGCAACGGGGTGGGCACGGCCTGGGCGGTGCTCGCCGCCGTGGGGCTCGCGCTGATCGCCGGTTCCGTCGCGGTCGCCGACCGGCTCGGGGTGCGCATGGTGCGCCCGGCCCGGCGGCTGGTGGAGGGCGCGCACGAACTGGGCGAGGGGCAGCTCGGCGCCCGGGTCCCCGAGGAGGGGCCGACCGAACTGCGGCTCGCCGCCGTCGCGTTCAACTCCATGGCCGATCAGGTCGTCGCGCTCCTCGCCAACGAGCGGGAACTGGCCGCCGACCTCTCGCACCGGCTGCGCACCCCGCTCACCGTGCTCCGGCTGAACGCCGCCTCGCTGGGCGCCGGCGCCGCCGCCGAACAGACCCGCGCCGCCGTGGCCCAGCTGGAGGGCGAGGTCGACGCGATCATCCGTACCGCCCGCGAGGCCAAGCCGCAGACGGCGGCCGCCGGGCCGGGCGCGGGCTGTGACGTGGCCGAAGTGGTGCGCGGGCGCATGGAGTTCTGGTCCGCGCTCGCCGAGGACGAGGGCCGCAAGTGGCGGGTGGCCGGTGCCGAGCGGCCGGTACGGGTGCCGGTGGCCCGCGCCGACCTGGCCGCCGCCCTGGACGCCCTGCTGGGCAATGTCTTCCGGCACACCGCCGAGGGCACCGCCTTCGCGGTCGACGTCCACCACGCCGAGGACGCGGTGATCGTGCTGGTCTCCGACGCGGGGCCCGGCATACCCGACCCGCGCGCGGCGATGGCCCGGGGCCGGGGTTCCGGCGCGGCGGGCTCGACCGGGCTCGGCCTGGACATCGTGCGCCGTCTCGCCGAGTCCACGGGCGGCGACGTCCGCATCGGCTCCTCCGTGCTCGGCGGCACCGAGGTGCGGATCTGGCTCCAGCTCGACGCCCGCAAGCCCGCCGGACGCGGCCACCGGGGCACTGTACGCAGGCGGCGCAAACCCGTGTCGGCCCGCTGA
- a CDS encoding response regulator transcription factor, whose translation MASVLVVEDDQFVRSALIRHLTDAAHVVRSVGTALEALREVAHLRFDVVILDLGLPDLDGSEALKMLRGITDVPVIIATARDDETEIVRLLNAGADDYLTKPFSVEHLSARIAAVLRRSRSGAAEAPPSPVIRVGGLTVDPLRRQAELDGARLDLTRREFDLLAFLAGRPGVVVPRKELLAEVWQQSYGDDQTIDVHLSWLRRKLGETAARPRYLHTLRGVGVKLEPPVVGEPR comes from the coding sequence ATGGCAAGTGTGCTCGTGGTCGAGGACGATCAGTTCGTCCGCTCGGCGCTGATCCGGCATCTCACCGACGCCGCCCACGTGGTGCGCAGCGTCGGCACCGCGCTGGAGGCGCTGCGCGAGGTCGCCCATCTCCGGTTCGACGTGGTCATCCTCGACCTCGGACTGCCCGACCTGGACGGCTCCGAGGCGCTGAAGATGCTGCGCGGCATCACCGACGTGCCCGTCATCATCGCCACCGCGCGGGACGACGAGACGGAGATCGTCCGGCTGCTCAACGCCGGGGCGGACGACTACCTGACCAAGCCCTTCTCGGTCGAGCACCTCTCCGCCCGCATCGCCGCCGTACTGCGCCGCTCCCGCTCCGGCGCCGCCGAGGCACCGCCCTCCCCGGTGATCCGGGTCGGCGGCCTCACCGTCGACCCGCTGCGCCGCCAGGCCGAGTTGGACGGTGCCCGGCTCGACCTGACGCGGCGCGAGTTCGACCTGCTCGCCTTCCTCGCCGGCCGCCCCGGCGTGGTCGTCCCGCGCAAGGAGCTGCTCGCCGAGGTCTGGCAGCAGTCCTACGGGGACGACCAGACCATCGACGTCCATCTGTCCTGGCTCCGGCGCAAGCTGGGCGAGACGGCCGCCCGCCCCCGCTATCTGCACACCCTGCGCGGGGTCGGGGTCAAGCTGGAGCCGCCCGTGGTGGGAGAGCCCCGATGA
- a CDS encoding spermidine synthase has product MGRSRDNRRRAVAEAVVEAVEGGLAELIPDPDRARAWSLLIDGAPQSHVDLDDAAHLSFEYQRRIGHVIDLAAPPGRPVRAVHLGGGALTLARYTAATRPRSTQQVVERDAALVQLVRRELPLDPGARIRVRSADAREGLAKVPDGWADLIVADVFSGARTPAHLTSTEFLDGVRRALRPGGVYTANLADGPPLAHLRAQIATAAARFPELALIADPAILRGKRFGNAILVASDTPLPLAELTRRAASDPHPARLEHGAKLVDFTGGATPVTDTSAVASPAPPPSVFR; this is encoded by the coding sequence ATGGGCAGGTCCAGGGACAACCGGCGCAGGGCGGTCGCCGAAGCCGTGGTGGAGGCCGTCGAGGGCGGCCTCGCGGAACTCATACCCGACCCGGACCGGGCGCGGGCCTGGTCGCTGCTGATCGACGGCGCCCCTCAGTCGCACGTCGACCTGGACGACGCGGCGCACCTGTCCTTCGAGTACCAGCGCCGCATCGGCCATGTCATCGACCTGGCCGCGCCGCCCGGCAGGCCGGTGCGGGCCGTGCATCTCGGCGGCGGCGCGCTGACCCTGGCCCGCTACACCGCCGCGACCCGGCCCCGCTCGACCCAGCAGGTGGTGGAGCGCGACGCGGCCCTGGTCCAACTGGTGCGCCGCGAACTCCCGCTCGACCCCGGCGCCCGGATACGGGTGCGCTCGGCCGACGCCCGCGAGGGGCTCGCCAAGGTGCCGGACGGCTGGGCCGACCTGATCGTCGCCGACGTCTTCAGCGGCGCCCGCACCCCGGCCCACCTGACGTCCACCGAGTTCCTCGACGGGGTCCGCCGCGCCCTGCGCCCCGGCGGCGTCTACACCGCCAACCTCGCCGACGGGCCCCCGCTCGCCCACCTGCGCGCCCAGATCGCCACGGCGGCGGCCCGCTTCCCCGAACTCGCCCTGATCGCCGACCCGGCGATACTGCGCGGCAAGCGCTTCGGCAACGCGATCCTGGTCGCCTCCGACACCCCGCTCCCGCTCGCCGAACTCACCCGCAGGGCCGCCTCCGACCCCCACCCGGCCCGCCTCGAACACGGCGCGAAACTCGTGGACTTCACCGGCGGCGCGACCCCGGTGACAGACACCTCGGCAGTCGCCTCACCGGCCCCGCCGCCGTCCGTGTTCCGCTGA
- a CDS encoding histidine phosphatase family protein, with translation MAPRILLARHGQTAWSLSGKHTGRTDVPLLEEGRRGAKLLGERLRQTPQAGFADVEVRTSPLVRAHETCELAGFGDRAEVWDTLMEWDYGAYEGMTPAEIQDARPGWLIWRDGVPEGETLAEVTARADEVVRWARSADRDVLIFAHGHILRSIGARWLGLPIDFAARLRLNPTSLSTLGWAYGEPAIESWNETGHLAG, from the coding sequence ATGGCACCGCGCATCCTGCTGGCCCGGCACGGACAGACGGCCTGGTCGCTGTCCGGCAAGCACACGGGCAGGACCGACGTGCCGCTCCTGGAGGAGGGCCGGCGCGGGGCCAAGCTGCTCGGCGAGCGGCTGCGGCAGACCCCGCAGGCCGGGTTCGCGGACGTGGAGGTGCGCACCAGCCCGCTGGTCCGCGCGCACGAGACCTGCGAGCTGGCCGGGTTCGGGGACCGCGCCGAGGTGTGGGACACCCTCATGGAGTGGGACTACGGCGCCTACGAGGGCATGACCCCGGCCGAGATCCAGGACGCCCGGCCCGGCTGGCTGATCTGGCGCGACGGGGTCCCCGAGGGCGAGACGCTCGCGGAGGTCACCGCCCGCGCGGACGAGGTCGTCCGGTGGGCCCGCTCCGCCGACCGCGACGTCCTGATCTTCGCCCACGGCCACATCCTGCGCTCCATCGGCGCCCGCTGGCTCGGCCTCCCCATCGACTTCGCGGCCCGCCTGCGCCTCAACCCCACCTCCCTCTCCACCCTCGGCTGGGCCTACGGCGAGCCGGCGATCGAGAGCTGGAACGAGACGGGGCACCTGGCTGGCTGA
- a CDS encoding phosphatase PAP2 family protein: MPQTEAADTGAVSRIRPRWWTELPLILLVYGCYTAGRLLARGDVSSAVDHGLAILGIEKALYLNAEHPLNRLFTAEPWLGVPADFWYASLHYVVTPAVLVWLFRSRAEHYRAARTWLMTSTFIGLIGFVLLPTCPPRLLAPAHGFVDTMAHYSSYGWWGGEASAPRGMGGMTNQYAAMPSLHVGWALFCGVVLWKYGRSRWTRIAAVGYPLLTAIVVMGTANHYFLDAVAGAAVMGAGLLLAPYVTRAATAARLRLTAWAAPLTGAGNTGPAPIVSDGCQTSAGERIPRQRDSRLEPAAGTDAAPSDAGDGAAAPAR, translated from the coding sequence ATGCCGCAGACCGAGGCAGCGGACACGGGGGCGGTGTCGCGTATCCGCCCGCGCTGGTGGACCGAGCTGCCGCTGATCCTGCTGGTCTACGGCTGCTACACGGCCGGCCGGCTCCTCGCGCGCGGGGACGTCTCCTCCGCCGTGGACCACGGTCTGGCCATCCTCGGCATCGAGAAGGCGCTCTACCTGAACGCCGAGCACCCGCTGAACCGCCTCTTCACGGCGGAGCCCTGGCTGGGTGTGCCGGCCGACTTCTGGTACGCCTCGCTGCACTACGTCGTCACGCCCGCGGTGCTGGTCTGGCTGTTCCGGTCACGTGCCGAGCACTACCGGGCGGCCCGCACCTGGCTGATGACGTCCACGTTCATAGGTCTCATCGGCTTCGTCCTGCTGCCCACCTGCCCGCCCCGTCTGCTCGCCCCCGCCCACGGCTTCGTGGACACCATGGCGCACTACAGCTCGTACGGCTGGTGGGGCGGCGAGGCCAGCGCCCCGCGCGGTATGGGCGGGATGACCAACCAGTACGCGGCGATGCCGAGCCTGCACGTCGGCTGGGCGCTGTTCTGCGGTGTGGTGCTGTGGAAGTACGGGCGCTCCCGCTGGACCAGGATCGCCGCCGTCGGCTACCCGCTGCTGACCGCGATCGTGGTCATGGGCACCGCCAACCACTACTTCCTGGACGCGGTCGCGGGCGCGGCCGTGATGGGCGCGGGCCTGCTCCTGGCCCCGTACGTGACGCGGGCCGCGACCGCCGCGCGGCTGAGGCTCACCGCCTGGGCGGCGCCGCTCACTGGGGCCGGAAACACCGGTCCCGCACCGATTGTCAGTGACGGATGCCAGACTTCCGCGGGTGAGCGAATTCCACGGCAGCGCGACTCGCGGCTCGAACCCGCGGCCGGAACCGACGCCGCCCCCAGCGACGCGGGGGACGGCGCTGCGGCACCGGCTCGCTGA
- a CDS encoding AAA domain-containing protein, with translation MTTVDFDPAAAATRATDAILADTLHGTERGVVVDSPPGAGKSTLVVRAALELAGAGRPLMVVAQTNAQVDDLVLRLAEKAPDLPVGRLHSSDTDAYDKALDALPNVRTSAKAGDLGGLPVVLSTAAKWAHVTVDEPWRHAIVDEAYQMRSDSLLAVAGLFERALFVGDPGQLDPFSTVGGDQWAGLSYDPSASAVSTLLAHNPGLPQHRLPVSWRLPASAAPLVSAAFYPYTPFRSGTGHGERRLAFGVPSDGSAPDRVIDEAAESGWGLLELPARHTPRTDPEAVRAVAAVVRRLLDRGGAALSERAETPAPLTADRVAVGTAHRDQAAAVRAALADLGVTGVTVDTANRLQGREYDVTVVLHPLSGRPDATAFHLETGRLCVLASRHRHACIVVCRAGVSDLLDAYPSTEPVQLGTLVKFPDGWEANHAVLAHLAEHRVPYRP, from the coding sequence GTGACGACCGTGGACTTCGACCCCGCGGCCGCCGCCACGCGTGCCACGGACGCGATCCTCGCCGACACCCTGCACGGCACCGAGCGCGGCGTGGTGGTCGACTCCCCGCCCGGCGCCGGCAAGTCGACGCTGGTGGTCCGGGCCGCGCTGGAGCTGGCCGGGGCGGGCCGCCCGCTGATGGTGGTCGCGCAGACCAACGCCCAGGTGGACGACCTGGTCCTGCGCCTCGCCGAGAAGGCGCCCGACCTCCCGGTGGGCCGCCTGCACAGCAGCGACACCGACGCCTACGACAAGGCGCTGGACGCGCTGCCGAACGTCCGTACGTCGGCCAAGGCGGGCGATCTGGGCGGGCTCCCGGTGGTGCTGTCCACGGCCGCCAAGTGGGCGCACGTCACGGTGGACGAGCCGTGGCGGCACGCGATCGTGGACGAGGCGTACCAGATGCGCTCGGACTCGCTGCTGGCCGTGGCGGGGCTCTTCGAGCGGGCGCTGTTCGTCGGCGACCCCGGCCAGCTGGACCCGTTCTCCACGGTGGGCGGCGACCAGTGGGCGGGCCTGTCCTACGACCCGTCCGCCTCGGCGGTGTCCACGCTGCTCGCGCACAACCCCGGCCTGCCCCAGCACCGGCTGCCGGTGTCCTGGCGGCTGCCCGCGTCGGCGGCGCCGCTGGTGTCGGCGGCCTTCTATCCGTACACGCCGTTCCGCAGCGGGACCGGGCACGGGGAGCGGCGGCTCGCCTTCGGGGTGCCGTCGGACGGGTCGGCGCCGGACCGGGTGATCGACGAGGCGGCGGAGTCCGGCTGGGGGCTGCTGGAGCTGCCGGCCCGGCACACTCCGCGCACCGACCCGGAGGCGGTGCGGGCGGTGGCCGCGGTGGTGCGGCGGCTGCTGGACCGAGGGGGCGCGGCCCTCTCCGAGCGCGCGGAGACTCCGGCTCCGCTCACCGCCGACCGGGTCGCCGTGGGCACCGCCCACCGGGACCAGGCGGCGGCGGTCCGCGCGGCCCTGGCCGACCTGGGCGTCACCGGCGTCACCGTGGACACCGCGAACCGGCTCCAGGGCCGGGAGTACGACGTCACGGTGGTCCTGCACCCGCTCTCCGGCCGCCCCGACGCCACCGCCTTCCATCTGGAGACCGGCCGCCTCTGCGTCCTCGCCTCCCGCCACCGCCACGCCTGCATCGTGGTCTGCCGCGCGGGTGTGAGCGACCTCCTGGACGCCTACCCGTCCACGGAACCGGTCCAGCTCGGCACGCTGGTGAAGTTCCCTGATGGCTGGGAGGCGAACCACGCGGTCCTGGCGCACCTGGCCGAACACCGCGTGCCGTACCGGCCCTGA
- a CDS encoding bifunctional DNA primase/polymerase has protein sequence MPGGQDTPSRPPVSPISATQGNRSLTAGTPVCMTSAPDVTAATVEGAAWLASAGTYPRSTLAFWEERPGAPVVLPCGTVFDVVSAPSVFGRRMLDRLWGADGPGCGPVAVHRGRTLLFAAPGTAHRLPSLLAWEEWGPRTHAVPPLLCHGTGDAVTVPALEGEAEAGPAGSRWLVAPDTRHPWLPGPEVVLWAAVRAARTAARVSIFPPADQGAKVYDVSRRR, from the coding sequence ATGCCAGGCGGGCAAGATACCCCCTCCCGCCCCCCGGTGTCCCCAATTTCCGCAACCCAGGGAAACCGTTCCCTCACCGCCGGTACACCTGTGTGCATGACCAGCGCACCGGACGTCACCGCCGCCACCGTCGAGGGGGCCGCCTGGCTCGCCTCGGCCGGAACGTATCCGCGCAGCACGCTCGCCTTCTGGGAGGAGCGGCCCGGCGCCCCCGTGGTGCTGCCCTGCGGCACGGTCTTCGACGTGGTGAGCGCGCCCTCGGTGTTCGGGCGGCGGATGCTGGACCGGTTATGGGGGGCGGACGGTCCCGGCTGCGGCCCGGTCGCGGTGCACCGGGGCCGGACCCTGCTGTTCGCGGCGCCGGGCACCGCCCATCGACTGCCCTCCCTGCTGGCCTGGGAGGAGTGGGGCCCGCGCACCCACGCCGTACCGCCGCTGCTCTGCCACGGCACCGGGGACGCGGTGACCGTCCCGGCGCTGGAGGGCGAGGCCGAGGCCGGCCCGGCGGGGTCCCGCTGGCTGGTCGCCCCGGACACCCGGCACCCCTGGCTCCCGGGCCCCGAGGTGGTGCTCTGGGCGGCGGTGCGCGCGGCCCGTACGGCGGCCCGGGTATCGATTTTTCCTCCCGCCGACCAGGGTGCTAAGGTCTACGACGTCAGCAGGCGCCGCTAG